The Triticum aestivum cultivar Chinese Spring chromosome 3A, IWGSC CS RefSeq v2.1, whole genome shotgun sequence genome includes a region encoding these proteins:
- the LOC123057102 gene encoding probable leucine-rich repeat receptor-like protein kinase At1g35710, whose amino-acid sequence MANSTSLCRSTHITCDQAGHVIELDLAYTSLNGTLDKLDFSAFPHLRSLTLIRNGLFGTIPAGIGNLTSLVTLRIMQNPYLRGRIPHSIGQLKQLSDLQLEALGLDSTLPQEIGNLTSLITLTINLATLAGSIPPTIGMLMKLRKLSLGNNLTGSIPMEIGNMTGLQTLNLKDNYLGGQLPGTISHLVKLQSLLLSENQLVGHIFPGLGNSSLLEVIYIANNNFSGAFPSSICVKGALWTVFAEYNGFTGIHPQAFQNCTTLQYVDFTANNIVAELRDCFSEHPGHLYHMAFSHNQLHGTLLTDRGEDFLCNRTNLGFLDLSNNVLHGGFSKCFWDLPNLLFLDLSSNSFSGVVPFSRTCQERLKFLLLANNNFTGTFPLGLKRCKKLAVLDLGDNDFSGTIPSWVSMSLPRLNFLRLSSNMFDGIIPHEILQFRQLQVLDLSKNKLTGPIPDDFTNFTGMAQERNNNDFTYKNKYSYQVEIHMVWKNVDHVYSLAITAVVGIDLSGNSLTLEIPNGLTTLLGLRYLNLSGNHLSGYIPGDIGNLVLLESLDLSRNQLRGEIPRGFADLKSISNLNLSTNMLSGRIPMGDQLRTLDDPSIYSNNLGLCGFPLEDCVSSSTPTQPETSLDEDREALWFYCFVAAGFISGFWLYLGFLFRRETWRYSFYQYVDNMQAKVTKNIRSCISCFQVKGPE is encoded by the coding sequence ATGGCCAACTCCACGAGCCTTTGCAGGTCGACGCACATCACCTGTGACCAGGCCGGGCACGTCATAGAGCTCGACCTGGCCTACACAAGTCTGAACGGCACACTTGACAAGTTAGACTTCTCAGCCTTTCCCCACTTGAGGAGTCTCACCCTGATCCGGAATGGTCTATTCGGTACGATTCCAGCAGGGATTGGCAACCTGACGAGCTTGGTCACGCTGAGGATCATGCAGAACCCGTACTTAAGGGGGCGCATTCCACACAGCATTGGACAACTGAAACAACTTTCTGATCTGCAACTGGAAGCTTTGGGGCTCGATAGCACACTACCTCAAGAGATTGGCAACTTGACAAGCTTGATAACGCTCACTATCAATTTGGCTACTTTGGCAGGATCGATACCACCAACAATTGGGATGCTCATGAAGCTCCGCAAGTTGAGCCTAGGCAATAATTTGACAGGGAGCATCCCAATGGAGATTGGAAACATGACAGGACTGCAGACCCTAAACCTTAAGGATAACTATTTGGGAGGGCAGCTGCCAGGTACCATCTCTCATTTGGTCAAACTCCAGTCTTTGCTTCTGTCAGAAAATCAGCTGGTAGGTCACATCTTCCCCGGGCTTGGAAATAGCAGCCTCCTTGAGGTAATCTACATTGCAAACAACAACTTCTCTGGGGCGTTCCCATCATCCATTTGCGTAAAAGGAGCACTGTGGACTGTTTTTGCTGAATATAATGGATTTACCGGTATTCACCCCCAGGCCTTTCAAAACTGCACAACCCTGCAATATGTTGACTTCACGGCAAACAACATTGTTGCAGAGCTAAGGGACTGTTTTAGTGAGCATCCAGGACACCTGTACCACATGGCTTTCAGCCATAACCAGCTGCATGGCACACTTCTGACTGATCGGGGTGAGGATTTCCTTTGTAACCGTACTAATTTAGGCTTCCTAGACCTATCAAACAATGTCTTACATGGAGGTTTTTCCAAGTGTTTCTGGGACTTGCCAAATTTGCTATTCCTGGATCTGTCCAGCAACTCTTTCAGTGGTGTAGTTCCGTTCTCGAGGACATGTCAAGAACGTCTTAAATTTCTACTCCTAGCCAATAACAATTTTACAGGAACCTTTCCTCTGGGTCTTAAGAGATGCAAAAAGCTTGCTGTTCTAGATCTTGGAGACAATGATTTTTCTGGTACAATACCTTCTTGGGTAAGCATGAGTTTGCCTCGACTCAACTTTCTTCGACTGTCATCAAACATGTTTGACGGCATCATACCCCACGAGATCTTACAATTTCGCCAGCTCCAAGTATTAGACTTGTCCAAAAACAAGCTCACAGGACCCATTCCAGACGATTTTACGAATTTTACTGGCATGGCACAAGAACGGAACAACAATGACTTCACATACAAAAACAAATATTCTTATCAAGTGGAAATTCATATGGTTTGGAAGAATGTGGATCATGTTTACAGTTTAGCGATAACAGCCGTGGTGGGTATCGACTTATCTGGCAACTCTCTTACACTAGAAATCCCAAATGGGCTCACAACCCTTCTTGGACTCAGGTACCTGAACTTATCAGGAAATCATCTGTCAGGCTATATTCCTGGAGACATTGGCAATCTGGTACTGCTGGAATCCTTGGACCTTTCTCGGAACCAACTCAGGGGGGAAATTCCTCGAGGCTTTGCAGATTTGAAGAGCATAAGCAATCTGAACCTCTCAACCAACATGTTATCAGGGAGGATACCTATGGGTGATCAGCTGCGGACACTTGATGACCCGTCAATATACAGCAATAATCTTGGGTTATGCGGATTTCCGTTGGAAGACTGCGTAAGCTCGTCAACACCGACGCAACCTGAAACGAGTCTGGATGAAGATAGAGAGGCGCTGTGGTTTTACTGCTTTGTGGCTGCTGGGTTTATCTCTGGGTTCTGgctatacttgggcttcttgtttcGCAGGGAGACATGGAGATATTCATTCTATCAGTATGTGGACAACATGCAAGCGAAGGTGACCAAGAATATACGAAGCTGCATTTCGTGCTTCCAGGTTAAAGGGCCTGAATGA
- the LOC123058984 gene encoding cysteine-rich receptor-like protein kinase 10 — translation MPGARAAAVLALALLPTLAAAAIDFRREAPPPGHTCGAQGTYAPGSAYETNLRRLGAILPSQANASSCKCSPGNNAGERPDRVIASAYCYWLPDGSSPDCGACITRAFREAERLCPYHRQAMVVVDGGACSVCFHDEQRMEEGMGVGLTGQFALEPNASYLEFLCLKLRSLLEKQLLESHNKSEHSTQTQVWKSPQQAAM, via the exons ATGCCTGGCGCTCGTGCCGCGGCCGTCCTGGCGCTCGCGCTCCTGCCGAcgctggccgccgccgccatcgattTCCGTCGTGAGGCCCCGCCGCCCGGTCACACGTGCGGCGCGCAGGGCACGTACGCTCCCGGCAGCGCCTACGAGACCAACCTGCGGCGTCTCGGCGCCATCCTTCCCTCCCAGGCAAACGCGTCCTCCTGCAAGTGCTCTCCCGGCAACAACGCCGGCGAGCGTCCCGACAGGGTCATTGCGTCGGCCTACTGCTACTGGCTCCCCGACGGGAGCTCGCCGGACTGCGGGGCCTGCATCACGCGGGCTTTCCGGGAGGCGGAACGGCTGTGCCCGTACCACCGGCAGGCCATGGTCGTGGTCGACGGCGGCGCGTGCAGCGTCTGCTTTCACGACGAACAGCGCATGGAGGAGGGCATGGGCGTCGGCCTCACCGGGC AATTTGCACTGGAGCCAAATGCATCATATCTTGAGTTTCTATGTCTGAAGCTGAGGTCTCTGTTAGAGAAGCAACTCTTGGAATCACATAACAAGAGTGAACATTCGACCCAAACTCAAGTTTGGAAGTCACCACAACAAGCCGCTATGTGA